Proteins encoded together in one Oncorhynchus mykiss isolate Arlee chromosome 7, USDA_OmykA_1.1, whole genome shotgun sequence window:
- the LOC110527140 gene encoding somatomedin-B and thrombospondin type-1 domain-containing protein-like gives MDVVVFAVPALITTGGYGNARKKRGIPVNNDDDVTGHCVQFQLTSLTPWCQRSVGPHTRWMQYLKEGLQVCVECQPPALAAGQRHCTGDGEEEER, from the exons ATGGATGTTGTTGTCTTTGCAGTACCGGCTCTCATCACTACCGGTGGCTATGGCAACGCCAGGAAGAAGAGAGGCATTCCTGTTaacaatgatgatgatgtcacAGG GCACTGTGTGCAGTTCCAGCTGACCTCCCTGACCCCTTGGTGCCAGCGTAGTGTGGGGCCACACACCCGCTGGATGCAGTACCTGAAGGAGGGCCTCCAGGTGTGTGTGGAGTGCCAGCCTCCTGCCCTCGCTGCCGGGCAGAGACACTGCACTGGAGacggtgaggaggaggagaggtaa